Proteins co-encoded in one Yamadazyma tenuis chromosome 1, complete sequence genomic window:
- a CDS encoding 4-aminobutyrate aminotransferase (COG:E; EggNog:ENOG503NWIR), with protein sequence MSRALTVKSVFKVPALKIASRHLSTCATYFPGEPGAPVIKTSSVPGPISQQLNDKLGHVFDNRATYFLTDYYNSIGNYISDADGNLMLDVYAQISSIPLGYNNPELIKTAKSDEMTNALINRPALACFPSTDYSKILSEGILAAAPKGMSRVWTALAGSDANETAYKAAFMYQHTKRRGASDFSAEELESVMDNKVPGASDMVILSFDKSFHGRLFGSLSTTRSKAIHKLDIPAFNWPKAPFPSLKYPLDQFEAENRQEEDKCLSEFETIIKNYNGKVAAIIVEPVQSEGGDNHATPYFFQQLRNITKENDVLMIVDEVQTGVGASGKFWAHEHFDLPSPPDMVTFSKKFQAAGFYFSSADLQPKQPYRQFNTWCGDPSKALIARTIYTEVAKHGLVESTSRVGDYLYGKLEALSEKYPIGNLRGQNFGTFIAWDCKDADQRAHLLGALRNKGINIGGCGDYSIRLRPPLVFEQKHADILVGALEAVYAEL encoded by the coding sequence ATGTCTAGAGCCCTCACCGTCAAGTCGGTGTTCAAGGTTCCGGCTTTAAAAATAGCTTCTAGGCACTTGTCCACCTGTGCTACCTACTTTCCCGGTGAGCCTGGTGCCCCCGTCATCAAAACATCATCAGTTCCAGGTCCCATCAGCCAGCAGCTCAACGACAAGCTCGGTCACGTGTTTGACAACCGTGCCACCTACTTTCTCACCGACTACTACAATTCCATTGGTAACTACATCTCTGATGCCGATGGAAACTTGATGCTCGACGTGTACGCACAGATCTCATCCATCCCATTGGGATATAATAACCccgagttgatcaagaCCGCCAAGTCCGATGAGATGACCAACGCCTTGATCAACAGACCGGCTTTGGCATGTTTTCCATCCACCGACTACTCGAAGATTTTATCTGAAGGGATTTTGGCAGCCGCTCCAAAAGGCATGTCGAGAGTGTGGACGGCCTTAGCAGGCTCGGACGCCAACGAGACCGCGTACAAGGCCGCGTTCATGTATCAGCATACCAAGAGAAGAGGAGCCAGCGACTTTTCTGCCGAAGAATTGGAGTCGGTGATGGACAATAAGGTTCCTGGAGCCTCAGATATGGTGATTTTGTCCTTTGACAAAAGTTTCCACGGCCGATTGTTTGGCTCTCTTTCCACCACTAGGTCCAAAGCCATCCACAAGTTGGACATTCCAGCATTCAACTGGCCCAAGGCCCCATTTCCTTCGTTGAAGTATCCTTTGGACCAATTCGAAGCAGAAAACagacaagaagaagataaaTGCCTCTCTGAGTTCGAGaccatcatcaagaactaCAACGGCAAGGTCGCAGCTATCATCGTCGAACCCGTTCAGTCGGAAGGTGGTGATAACCATGCTACCCCATACTTCTTCCAGCAGTTGAGaaacatcaccaaggaGAACGATGTGTTGAtgattgtggatgaagtACAAACAGGAGTGGGAGCTTCCGGCAAATTCTGGGCCCATGAGCACTTCGACTTGCCCTCTCCGCCAGATATGGTGACGttctccaagaagttcCAAGCGGCTGGATTCTATTTCAGTAGTGCtgatttgcagccaaaacaACCATACAGACAGTTCAACACTTGGTGTGGAGACCCATCCAAAGCGTTGATTGCCAGAACCATCTACACGGAGGTGGCCAAACACGGCTTGGTCGAGTCCACTTCTAGGGTCGGAGATTACTTATATGGTAAGTTGGAAGCATTGTCAGAAAAATACCCAATTGGCAACTTGAGAGGCCAGAACTTCGGAACCTTTATTGCTTGGGACTGCAAAGACGCCGACCAACGGGCCCATTTGTTGGGTGCTTTAAGAAACAAGGGTATCAACATTGGAGGTTGTGGAGACTATTCCATCAGATTGAGACCTCCTTTGGTATTCGAGCAGAAGCACGCAGACATCTTGGTGGGAGCTTTGGAGGCAGTTTATGCTGAGCTTTAG
- a CDS encoding uncharacterized protein (COG:H; EggNog:ENOG503NUIE; BUSCO:EOG09262DPL), with protein MASTALSYQLEINVPFESAKQATIACNTLSPDPILKKDELTVDYTTSGSNLICLFQGVSDRVIRVAISNVLDNLKTIVECIDEFEGKEDHIFSKGLFNGNKLAKYNENDTSFNHEYSIRPDTFAFKVSGKQVLYNNRISPFQSLKNSKFNMLDFVYRNSTNYPFAEKTPQEVFNSYPPVNSKKLARNKHRPKKVKMAVGDFIEDSLYNPNYGYFSSEVEIFKSDKPFDYNNIEDVDDFMENWRSAYSKYDQEEVEIKRKELIKPDEKNYANPNSKYASYSLTLYNEEKQKLRPVQKNKRSLQLWHTPTELFQPFYGEALAKSIVHKYKTDAKFSGKNLVIYEMGGGNGTLMVNILNYIKLNEPEIYKTAQYKIIEISSQLAIKQYNQALGSKLVAQNLDASKCEIINKSIFEWSETVQDPVFFIALEVFDNFAHDLIRYDNETGEPHQGYVLVDDKGDFYEFFTPELNYYSESFLQLRENGEQGLLGKKNTIKGRWKGFKSSIPFINKDDIHPLHHSRKKLLWHNTILPFKDNLSPGEFIPTRLLHFFHVLQHRFPNHSLVSSDFNFLPSTVEGYYNGPVVQTVLKDRMIDISTYMCNQGYFDIMFATDFQLASDLYRQVTGKTAQVESHKGFLQKWSDLKATNTKRGENPMLEFYTNVSFMTS; from the exons ATGGCTTCAACAGCTCTTTCATATCAACTCGAAATCAACGTGCCCTTCGAGTCCGCCAAACAGGCCACTATTGCATGTAACACGCTATCGCCAGACCCCATCTTAAAGAAAGACGAGCTCACGGTTGACTACACCACTAGCGgatccaacttgatttgCTTATTCCAAGGAGTCAGTGACAGAGTTATCAGAGTGGCCATCAGTAACGTCTTGGACAACCTCAAGACTATAGTGGAGTGCATTGACGAGTTTGAAGGGAAGGAGGACCACATATTCTCCAA AGGGCTTTTCAATGGCAACAAGCTCGCCAAGTATAACGAAAATGATACGTCTTTCAACCATGAATACTCGATAAGGCCTGACACATTTGCATTCAAGGTTTCCGGTAAACAAGTGCTATACAATAACAGAATATCACCATTCCAACTGCTCAAGAACTCAAAGTTTAACATGCTTGATTTCGTGTACAgaaactccaccaactaTCCGTTTGCCGAAAAGACACCACAGGAGGTGTTCAATTCCTATCCTCCggtcaactccaagaaacTTGCAAGAAACAAGCATCGTCCTAAGAAAGTCAAGATGGCGGTAGGTGACTTTATTGAAGACAGTTTATACAACCCCAACTATGGGTATTTTTCACTGGAGGTGgaaattttcaagtccGACAAGCCGTTTGACTACAACAACATCGAGGATGTGGACGATTTCATGGAAAACTGGAGACTGGCATACTCCAAAtatgatcaagaagagGTTGAGATTAAGAGaaaagaattgatcaaaccCGATGAAAAGAACTACGCTAAccccaactccaagtacgCGTCATATTCATTGACCTTGTACAATGAAGAGAAGCAGAAGTTGAGGCCAGTTCAGAAAAACAAGCGATCTCTTCAGTTATGGCACACTCCGACAGAATTATTCCAGCCATTTTACGGAGAGGCACTCGCAAAGAGCATTGTTCACAAATACAAAACCGATGCCAAATTCAGTggaaagaacttggtgatctATGAAATGGGTGGAGGAAATGGTACCTTGATGGTCAATATATTGAATTACATTAAGTTGAATGAACCTGAAATCTACAAAACCGCACAGTATAAGATCATCGAGATTCTGAGTCAATTGGCCATTAAACAATATAACCAGGCTCTTGGCTCCAAGCTTGTAGCCCAAAACCTAGATGCTTCCAAATGTGAAATCATTAACAAATCGATTTTCGAATGGTCAGAAACGGTTCAAGATCCAGTATTTTTCATTGCGTTAGAGGTGTTTGACAATTTCGCTCATGACTTGATCCGTTACGATAACGAAACCGGTGAACCACACCAAGGATACGTTTTAGTTGATGATAAGGGCGATTTTTATGAGTTTTTCACGCCTGAATTGAACTACTATTCGGAAAGCTTTTTGCAGTTGAGAGAGAATGGCGAACAAGGTCTTCTTGGTAAAAAGAACACAATCAAAGGTAGATGGAAAGGCTTCAAAAGCTCCATTcccttcatcaacaaagacGATATTCATCCACTACACCACTCAAGAAAAAAGTTGTTGTGGCACAACACCATTCTCCCTTTCAAAGACAACCTATCACCAGGTGAGTTCATTCCCACCCGACTTCTACACTTTTTCCATGTATTGCAACATAGGTTTCCCAACCACAGTCTTGTATCGTCAgatttcaacttcttaccAAGTACGGTAGAGGGATACTACAATGGGCCCGTTGTGCAAACTGTGTTGAAAGATAGAATGATTGACATTTCCACTTACATGTGCAACCAGGGATACTTTGATATCATGTTTGCAACCGACTTTCAATTAGCCAGTGATTTGTATCGTCAAGTCACGGGAAAAACAGCACAGGTGGAGCTGCATAAGGGTTTTTTACAGAAATGGTCGGATTTGAAGGCTACTAACACCAAACGGGGAGAGAATCCCATGCTTGAATTCTACACCAATGTGAGTTTCATGACCAGTTAG
- a CDS encoding uncharacterized protein (EggNog:ENOG503PGID) yields MITDTSQTDSSDKRSESAKADPAHSMYPILDTREFHRKLLNSHSSIFNALTNPDLELYPSHRSEFALTRLNSPTDSAGGAATNGIITPELGKPEVGHNWGMIDESWQCLSNDSIAQTQMLARTLSSSPFIPQNPQNLGRPSSLLSLTTDEDGEDMNHESMVIVSNHLSKAHSHSMVFETDEEDEDNEHRGSHDRFELDTTFIMPKVSMDTPLSNTCRQMTITLLSSCDLSCHNETNQLMSSVQRELGGNVNIVHLSLEKQSLRDRSNDQIIKDSNLIFIVNDGSFVFIDFLNNIFNGLEGPKDISESDYEDDSLPKLTVINMMTVNYFINLFDLINNLKPYQIWKTSSLSQQNLLNKFKDFIEYEMDNSLYCTTLSKETRSKFESSFVKERSNSVYSSLITVKRPNYKKLEKQFKAELSVDSSQVNPLNLDLKRLSCFNAICLVFGRLMNHSEKFSISTPSSSKIPNLYLIGSFTVGVSLGLGIASGLARVVGLYLSDGINTIADSIEPKTLVKEIKVDNSILSKLSNSVFENEDVFDGLVKYLSNLLSGLQSTSSFMVDAAKGGFQKLMAVVF; encoded by the coding sequence ATGATCACAGACACATCTCAGACCGATTCCAGTGACAAACGACTGGAATCTGCCAAAGCAGACCCAGCGCATTCTATGTACCCCATCCTTGATACTAGAGAATTCCACAGAAAGCTTTTAAATTCCCACCTGTCAATATTCAACGCGTTGACAAACCCAGACTTGGAGCTTTACCCGAGCCACCGGTCAGAGTTCGCATTGACCCGGCTTAACAGCCCTACGGATTCAGCGGGGGGAGCTGCAACCAATGGCATTATAACCCCTGAACTTGGTAAACCTGAAGTAGGCCACAATTGGGGAATGATTGACGAGTCCTGGCAATGCTTAAGCAACGACTCGATTGCCCAAACTCAAATGCTTGCCCGAACCTTGAGCAGTTCTCCATTCATTCCTCAGAATCCCCAAAACTTAGGGAGACCTTCTTCCTTATTGTCTCTTACTACcgatgaagatggtgaagataTGAACCATGAATCCATGGTTATTGTTTCCAACCATCTTTCGAAGGCACATTCACATTCGATGGTGTTTGAAAccgatgaagaagatgaagacaacGAGCATCGGGGGTCTCACGACAGGTTTGAGTTGGATACAACGTTTATCATGCCAAAAGTGTCTATGGATACTCCTTTGTCTAACACATGTAGACAGATGACCATAACCTTGTTGAGCTCGTGCGACTTGAGTTGTCATAATGAAACGAATCAGTTGATGAGTTCAGTTCAAAGAGAATTGGGTGGGAATGTGAATATTGTGCATTTGAGTCTTGAGAAGCAGTCTTTGCGGGACCGCTCCAATGACCAGATAATCAAGGATTCAAACTTGATATTCATCGTCAATGATGGGTCTTTTGTTTTCATTGACTTTCTAAACAATATCTTTAATGGTCTCGAGGGTCCTAAGGATATTAGCGAGAGTGATTATGAGGATGATTCGTTACCCAAATTGACGGTTATCAATATGATGACGGTTAAttatttcatcaatttgtttgatcttatcaacaacttgaaaccATATCAGATTTGGAAGACATCTTCATTGAGCCAGcagaacttgttgaacaagtttaAGGATTTCATTGAATACGAAATGGATAATTCATTGTACTGCACTACGTTGTCCAAGGAAACCAGAAGCAAGTTTGAGAGTAgttttgtcaaagaaagGTCCAACTCAGTGTACTCTAGCTTGATTACTGTTAAGCGGCCCAAttacaagaagttggagaagcagTTTAAAGCTGAGTTACTGGTTGATTCCAGTCAAGTTAAtcccttgaacttggatttgaagagGCTTTCATGCTTTAATGCCATCTGTTTGGTTTTCGGGAGATTGATGAATCATTCAGAAAAGTTCTCCatttcaacaccaagcTCCAGCAAAATCCCAAACTTGTATTTGATTGGGTCATTCACTGTGGGTGTCTCATTGGGGTTGGGAATTGCCAGTGGACTTGCTAGGGTTGTTGGCCTTTACTTGTCTGATGGTATCAATACCATCGCCGACTCTATTGAACCCAAGACCTTGGTCAAAGAAATAAAAGTTGACAACTCGATACTCTCAAAGCTTTCAAATCTGGtatttgaaaatgaagatgtttttgATGGGCTTGTCAAGTATCTTTCTAACCTCTTATCGGGCTTACAGCTGACCAGTTCATTCATGGTGGATGCAGCTAAGGGTGGATTCCAGAAGTTGATGGCAGTTGTATTTTAA
- a CDS encoding uncharacterized protein (EggNog:ENOG503NWGX; COG:S) produces MASSTSGTTKQAEPRPVAGSPVGSSESSVPEKRKRPSKARKNKPVNAAVTESTNLNPGPSRKSNKPKKSPSPAGPKPQKATGNSKNKHVHKPRDVDVTKDYKYLQIKKLIRKFKPVTINGLPMKNIAQSADEPDEAKALDAYLQRFIKNQSDQAIYLSFIVIPSDPDFPFDLDSLKVSLCIPAEYPHRQVIPSIYVLNDEIPRGFAANIELGFKRITSLAAGKPLPSPEGELEEQIQLVDGKGLLSQVLTLDRFLEVFLKQEKRKTIKFVKGKPSKGSKSTSVSGSPSPSPAPTPVQQVHAVPVDENKRNQLLKQLHQKLKADIKLFNRSKLYTKYKIFVPVYMAEDLPQTWVDRGKIEILITVPLEYPSRSVTLEVPGQFSNATGNYVQYETNLIRNFDEFQAHGAAGASENLVARINYLANHLNVFCMDPAAYRSYTELTSQFGSALSV; encoded by the coding sequence ATGGCTTCAAGTACATCAGGAACTACAAAACAAGCAGAGCCAAGGCCAGTCGCCGGCAGCCCTGTTGGTTCCTCCGAATCTTCCGTCCCTGAGAAGCGCAAAAGACCGTCAAAGGCTCGCAAAAACAAACCTGTAAACGCAGCTGTCACTGAATCAACAAACTTAAACCCTGGACCGTCGAGGAAATCAAATaaaccaaaaaaatcaccatcaccagcaGGCCCAAAACCACAAAAGGCCACAGGTaactccaaaaacaagCATGTTCACAAACCTCGTGATGTGGATGTGACTAAAGACTACAAGTATCTACAAATCAAGAAGCTCATTCGGAAGTTCAAGCCAGTGACAATAAATGGACTTCCGATGAAAAACATCGCCCAACTGGCCGACGAACCAGACGAGGCCAAGGCCTTGGATGCGTACCTTCAGAGGTTTATCAAGAACCAGCTGGACCAAGCTATATACCTTTCATTCATCGTTATACCATCAGATCCCGATTTCCCTTTTGACTTGGACAGTTTGAAGGTCAGTTTGTGTATACCTGCAGAGTATCCCCATCGGCAGGTAATTCCATCGATCTACGTCCTCAATGACGAGATTCCCCGGGGGTTTGCTGCAAATATAGAGCTTGGGTTTAAGAGAATCACTTCTTTAGCAGCAGGTAAACCATTACCGTCACCAGAAGGAGAACTAGAGGAACAGATCCAACTTGTAGACGGCAAAGGCCTTCTTTCGCAGGTATTGACACTCGACCGGTTTCTTgaggtgtttttgaagcaAGAAAAGCGGAAAACCATCAAGTTCGTCAAGGGGAAACCTTCTAAAGGATCAAAGCTGACGTCGGTTTCAGGTTCCCCTTCACCGTCGCCAGCCCCTACCCCCGTGCAGCAGGTCCATGCGGTGCCGGTGGACGAAAACAAACGGAACCAGCTTCTCAAACAGCTCCACCAAAAATTGAAGGCTGATATCAAGCTTTTCAACCGGTCTAAACTATATACCAAGTACAAAATATTTGTACCCGTGTACATGGCGGAAGACTTACCACAAACATGGGTAGACAGAGGTAAGATCGAGATTCTCATAACTGTGCCCCTAGAGTATCCAAGCCGAAGTGTAACGCTCGAGGTGCCTGGTCAATTTCTGAATGCTACCGGTAATTATGTCCAGTACGAGACTAACCTCATACGAAACTTCGATGAATTCCAGGCACACGGGGCTGCGGGCGCCAGTGAAAATCTCGTGGCACGTATAAACTACTTGGCCAACCACTTAAACGTATTCTGTATGGACCCTGCCGCCTACCGGCTGTACACTGAGCTCACGTCACAGTTCGGATCGGCTTTATCTGTATAG
- a CDS encoding uncharacterized protein (EggNog:ENOG503P7EG), giving the protein MEPIQDDNDQISFQYANDCDLEIHCSPFGLSGLYIKVKGTNIMGVGSTMGLITGSTKGLIHYNDSQDLMDQKYKLYLVVEDDGMLRIDFTKISPLAQGSEDISAGPAGVKLNKKDEESVGKSPASVSTGGSSSYQSSSKSPKPLDKIDTGNTLEGETNLEEDSMPSLIFRGKCPDGRPSHIQPFIGIFSFERED; this is encoded by the coding sequence ATGGAACCCATACAAGACGACAACGATCAGATAAGTTTCCAATACGCCAACGACTGTGACTTAGAGATCCATTGCTCCCCATTTGGGTTGTCTGGGCTCTACATCAAAGTTAAGGGCACAAACATCATGGGTGTGGGCAGCACGATGGGATTGATCACAGGGTCCACAAAAGGGTTAATTCACTACAACGACCTGCAAGATCTTATGGACCAAAAGTACAAGCTTTACCTCGTGGTGGAGGACGACGGGATGTTGCGGATTGATTTCACGAAGATTTCGCCGTTGGCACAGGGGTCGGAAGATATATCTGCTGGGCCTGCGGGAGTGaagctcaacaaaaagGACGAAGAGCTGGTGGGGAAATCCCCTGCGTCGGTGAGCACGGGCGGCAGCTCACTGTACCAGTCGTCTTCAAAATCGCCCAAGCCGCTTGACAAGATCGATACGGGGAATACGCTTGAGGGAGAaaccaacttggaagaggACTCAATGCCGTCGTTGATATTTCGGGGCAAGTGCCCAGACGGGAGGCCGAGCCATATTCAGCCGTTTATAGGGATTTTCTCGTTTGAGAGAGAAGACTAG
- the POT1 gene encoding 3-ketoacyl-CoA thiolase with broad chain length specificity (COG:I; EggNog:ENOG503NUEC) gives MERLNQLSGQLSPNSKQALLQKNPDDVVVVAAYRTALAKGGKGGFKDVGSDFLLKGLFEAFIKKTGIDVNLIEDVAVGNVLNGGAGSTEHRGAALAAGIPNKAAFIGLNRQCSSGLMAISEIANKIKVGEIDCGIGAGVESMSANYGPSAVAKIDVHLQENEEVAKCLIPMGITSENVASQFNVSRAEQDKFAAESYNKAEKAISSGAFKDEILPIESFIAEEDDDDNVTYKSVLIDTDEGPRKGVTAESLAKLKPAFSATGTTHAGNASQVSDGAAVVLLMRRSLAEAKGYPIEAKYVLCSAVGCPPEIMGIGPAVAIPEALKKSGLTVDDIDVFEINEAFASQCLYSINTCNIPREKVNINGGAIALGHPLGSTGARQYATILRLLKPGQFGVTSMCIGTGMGAASVLIKE, from the coding sequence atgGAAAGATTAAACCAATTATCCGGACAATTAAGCCCTAACTCCAAGCAAGCCTTGCTTCAAAAAAACCCTGATgatgtggtggtggtagctGCTTATAGAACTGCTTTGGCCAAAGGTGGTAAAGGTGGATTCAAAGATGTAGGATCCGATTTCCTTTTAAAGGGCCTCTTTGAAGCctttatcaagaagaccGGTATTGATGTTAACTTGATCGAAGATGTCGCCGTTGGTAACGTGTTGAACGGAGGAGCTGGTTCCACCGAACACAGAGGTGCCGCTTTGGCAGCCGGAATCCCTAACAAGGCTGCGTTCATCGGCCTCAACAGACAATGTTCTTCCGGGTTGATGGCTATCAGCGAAATCGCCAACAAGATTAAGGTTGGTGAAATCGACTGTGGGATTGGTGCTGGTGTAGAAAGTATGAGTGCCAATTACGGACCTCTGGCAGTGGCTAAGATTGATGTTCACTTgcaagaaaatgaagaggTGGCCAAGTGCTTGATTCCTATGGGGATCACGTCCGAAAACGTTGCATCCCAATTCAACGTCAGCAGAGCTGAACAGGATAAGTTTGCTGCTGAGTCATACAACAAGGCCGAAAAGGCTATTTCTTCCGGGGCCTTCAAAGACGAGATCTTGCCAATTGAGTCGTTCATTgccgaagaagatgacgatgacaATGTCACTTACAAGTCGGTGTTGATTGACACCGACGAAGGTCCAAGAAAGGGAGTTACTGCCGAATCCTTGGCTAAATTGAAACCTGCTTTCAGTGCCACTGGTACCACCCACGCCGGTAACGCTTCGCAAGTGTCGGACGGTGCTGCTGttgtgttgttgatgagaagaTCGTTGGCCGAGGCCAAGGGATACCCTATTGAAGCCAAGTACGTCTTGTGTTCGGCAGTGGGATGTCCACCCGAAATCATGGGTATTGGTCCAGCTGTGGCCATCCCCgaagctttgaagaagtcagGCTTGACGGTGGATGACattgatgtgtttgaaatcaatgaagCGTTTGCCTCCCAGTGCTTGTACTCTATCAACACTTGCAATATTCCACGAGAAAAGGTGAACATCAATGGAGGTGCTATTGCTCTTGGTCACCCATTGGGTTCTACTGGTGCTAGACAATATGCCACCATCTTGAGATTGTTGAAGCCCGGCCAATTTGGTGTCACTTCCATGTGTATTGGTACCGGTATGGGTGCTGCTTCTGTTCTTATTAAGGAATAG
- a CDS encoding uncharacterized protein (EggNog:ENOG503NUVH; COG:L) has protein sequence MNIDKSGFEDLAALFLPDISNQNLSGGSNHHRHQDHGPPSQMPSVSSTPTQPNPSNSGHTAINNNSSPQSVLRAKAEQDQHQFLSPPNSNSQSSFANFLSNNDFITWKLPPAFGTSTTSVSDTPGITQATGAQAQSSASDTFDNHAETHHVGHYSSFVPPEASLSQLHHHHHGQYFGSGSSQAGLYSKQLDPNWLTGQGELDSRMFGDPKYSLGYPQHTGQDQMDFMYQPQPQLPPNFTSDYDSVARVPVAQYQNGATAAASDEIGSKKSGKRKYQRKRNKKVPNTSGIQIDYSSAKLIKLLDLRSKKLNQDYKLLDQKGNEISVDFRGFLSGRALTNDYDNSKYILGLFEEKNEGSQIKNKTIRADPKVISCYRRNFIQVSLNFKLLGFKDYSEDDSKILKLQTSEYGYNITRVVKWFKIEITALSTASAGQPVSLVINEDSKERKEEGHLITNKDDHVVSTPISSTQQIITLNNSQITDGNIDTFFTIKKLQFKNATSNNGKFLFQNYYYLKIKLSAIVADLYYDDYIDEDFSVANSDNSRNEINLFELQSEPMIVRGRNPSFYAERKDMLVKGRLPSLKSSYLAATKVDTGDPLDFMKIDYNSSESTTDRDPQANNEGTEEGDEEEEDEDEGDDDFEGDALENENENDAPAEEPKKPKSTTPVPATSQTKSIPPGYNPNPSSLNLETIGKDGNHYKYFPISNVYYLPPINVVYFPHGVHHDIAKMKTASPAIEEKSVHRRKSSNVYFK, from the coding sequence ATGAATATAGACAAGTCGGGATTCGAGGACCTCGCGGCGTTGTTTCTCCCAGACATCCTGAACCAGAACCTAAGCGGCGGCTCCAACCATCATCGGCACCAAGATCACGGGCCTCCATCCCAGATGCCCAGTGTGAGCTCGACCCCCACGCAACCCAATCCTTCGAATTCTGGCCATACcgccatcaacaacaacctGCTGCCCCAGTCTGTTCTACGTGCCAAGGCAGAACAAGACCAGCACCAGTTCTTGCTGCCtcccaactccaactctcAGTCGAGTTTTGCCAACTTCCTCAGTAACAACGACTTTATCACTTGGAAACTCCCGCCAGCCTTtggcaccagcaccacGTCGGTCTCTGATACGCCCGGGATCACACAGGCTACGGGAGCCCAGGCCCAACTGTCCGCCAGCGACACTTTCGACAACCACGCCGAGACCCACCATGTTGGGCACTATAGCAGTTTTGTGCCGCCAGAAGCATCGCTATCACagctccaccaccaccaccacggTCAGTACTTTGGGTCCGGCTCGAGTCAGGCAGGCCTTTACAGCAAGCAGCTCGACCCAAATTGGCTCACGGGCCAGGGAGAATTGGACTCTCGAATGTTTGGTGACCCCAAGTACAGTCTTGGGTATCCCCAGCATACGGGTCAGGACCAAATGGACTTCATGTACCAGCCGCAGCCGCAGCTTCCGCCCAACTTCACGAGCGACTACGACAGCGTGGCACGAGTGCCTGTGGCCCAGTACCAGAATGGAGCGACAGCTGCTGCCAGTGATGAGATAGGCTCGAAGAAGAGCGGCAAGAGGAAGTACCAGCGCAAACGTAACAAGAAGGTCCCCAACACGTCAGGCATCCAAATCGATTACTCGTCTGcaaagttgatcaagttaCTTGATCTTCGgtccaaaaagttgaaccaaGACTACAAATTGCTCGACCAGAAGGGGAACGAGATCCTGGTTGATTTCAGGGGGTTCTTGAGCGGGAGAGCGTTGACGAACGACTATGACAACAGCAAGTATATTCTTGGGttgtttgaagagaagaacgAGGGTCTGcagatcaagaacaaaaccATACGAGCGGACCCCAAGGTGATTTCGTGCTACAGAAGAAATTTCATCCAGGTgtcgttgaacttcaagttgttggggTTCAAGGACTACAGCGAGGACGACTcgaagatcttgaagttgcaGACCAGTGAGTACGGATATAACATCACCCGAGTGGTCAAATGGTTCAAAATCGAAATCACTGCCCTTTCCACTGCTTCGGCCGGCCAGCCGGTACTGTTGGTTATCAATGAGGACTCGAAGGAACGCAAGGAAGAAGGCCatctcatcaccaataaagACGACCATGTGGTACTGACTCCTATCAGCAGTACCCAACAAATCAtcaccttgaacaactccCAGATCACCGATGGTAACATCGacaccttcttcaccatcaagaagttgcaGTTTAAGAAtgccacctccaacaacGGCAAATTTCTCTTCCAGAACTACTACTACTTaaagatcaagttgagtGCCATTGTGGCCGACTTGTACTATGATGATTATATTGACGAGGACTTTTCGGTGGCTAACTCCGACAACAGCCGAAACGAAATTAATCTCTTTGAGTTGCAGAGCGAGCCAATGATTGTTCGAGGCAGAAACCCGTCTTTTTACGCCGAGAGAAAAGATATGTTGGTCAAGGGCCGTTTACCTCTGTTGAAACTGTCATATCTTGCAGCCACAAAAGTCGATACAGGAGATCCTTTAGATTTCATGAAAATCGACTACAACCTGTCGGAATCGACTACTGACCGAGATCCTCAAGCAAACAATGAAGGAACtgaagaaggagatgaagaagaagaggatgaggatgagGGAGACGACGATTTTGAAGGTGATGCCCTTGAGAATGAGAATGAAAACGACGCGCCGGCAGAAGAGCCCAAAAAGCCAAAGTCCACCACGCCCGTACCAGCTACCAGCCAGACAAAATCGATTCCTCCAGGTTACAACCCCAACCCGTCGTCCCTTAACTTAGAAACAATTGGGAAAGATGGTAACCACTACAAGTATTTTCCAATTTCCAATGTGTACTATCTTCCACCTATCAATGTGGTTTACTTCCCACACGGAGTTCACCACGATATCGCTAAGATGAAGACGGCATCGCCAGCAATCGAAGAAAAGAGTGTACACCGTAGAAAGAGCAGTAACGTCTATTTCAAGTAG